The following proteins are encoded in a genomic region of bacterium:
- a CDS encoding glycerol-3-phosphate dehydrogenase/oxidase has protein sequence MEARLFDMVVIGGGVIGAAVARDAASRGLSVALVEKDDFAGATSSRSTKLLHGGIRYLPHMRLGLIRQGLREQDVWRRTADYLYSDLDFVIPLFSGRGVLDLPRWLTAGPLASLSLRAGLSLYDRLGGRRGPDRHRRLRKADLERSFPKLRSESLMEGFSYRDALTDDSRLTVAFLKTAVALHGAVAISRMAARSIDLAGDELRVGLTDNDPDGDGRPVLIRARTVISATWAFDPPPLDGRSPDVSRRLSKGVHLVYRARDLGVEKKALVLPETDDGRLLFVVPWRGLALLGTTDTPYEADPDRVRPDEDDIEYLERHLVRYLDHSASPLAAFAGLRTLAGDRGHVSAASREHRIVERAPGVFAVVGGKLSSARVIGAEAVDRACARLRIDRRSRTAGEPLVGAGVDAGLRERLRTGLARIQVPEDYADDLIGRYGTEAGVVLRILEQRPAWRSLMTSARVSLAEVAYTALHESVASIGDFALRRTRLAWGSPDHGRSHAERMASTLSSVLDWPSHRATNEMAGYADELSALGLRVHLRGDR, from the coding sequence ATGGAGGCCCGGCTGTTCGACATGGTCGTAATCGGCGGGGGAGTGATCGGTGCCGCGGTGGCCAGGGATGCGGCGAGCCGGGGCCTGTCGGTGGCATTGGTCGAGAAGGACGACTTCGCCGGCGCAACCTCGAGCAGGTCCACCAAGTTGTTGCACGGGGGTATCCGGTACCTACCCCACATGCGGTTGGGGCTTATCCGCCAGGGCCTGCGCGAACAGGACGTATGGCGCCGGACGGCCGACTACCTCTACTCCGACCTGGATTTCGTCATACCTCTCTTCAGTGGCCGGGGGGTCCTGGATCTCCCGCGCTGGCTGACGGCGGGACCTCTGGCTTCCCTCAGCCTCAGAGCGGGACTGTCGCTGTACGACCGTCTGGGCGGGAGGCGGGGACCCGACAGGCATCGAAGGCTGCGGAAGGCGGACCTGGAGAGGTCCTTCCCCAAGCTGCGCTCCGAGTCACTGATGGAAGGGTTCTCCTACCGGGATGCCCTGACCGATGACTCCCGGCTGACCGTTGCGTTCCTCAAGACGGCGGTGGCGCTTCACGGGGCCGTGGCGATCTCCCGGATGGCTGCCCGCTCGATCGACCTGGCCGGCGACGAGCTCAGGGTCGGGTTGACGGACAACGACCCGGACGGCGATGGCCGACCGGTTTTGATCCGGGCCAGGACCGTTATCTCGGCCACGTGGGCGTTCGATCCTCCTCCGCTCGACGGGCGATCTCCGGACGTGTCCCGACGCCTGTCCAAGGGGGTTCACCTGGTCTACAGGGCTCGCGACCTCGGCGTCGAGAAGAAGGCCCTGGTACTCCCCGAGACCGATGACGGGCGCCTCCTGTTCGTGGTTCCGTGGCGAGGATTGGCACTGCTCGGGACCACGGACACCCCGTACGAGGCCGATCCGGACCGGGTCCGCCCCGACGAGGACGATATCGAGTACCTGGAGCGGCACTTGGTCCGCTACCTGGACCACTCCGCTTCTCCATTAGCGGCCTTCGCCGGCCTCCGCACCCTGGCAGGGGACCGCGGGCACGTCTCCGCCGCCTCCCGGGAGCACCGGATCGTCGAGCGGGCGCCCGGTGTATTCGCCGTGGTCGGGGGCAAGCTGAGCTCGGCCCGCGTGATCGGAGCGGAGGCGGTTGATCGTGCCTGCGCCCGTCTGCGCATCGACCGGCGATCCCGGACCGCCGGCGAGCCGCTCGTCGGCGCGGGCGTGGATGCCGGCCTCCGGGAGCGGCTCCGGACCGGCCTGGCACGCATCCAGGTACCGGAGGACTACGCCGACGATCTGATCGGGCGCTACGGCACCGAGGCCGGCGTGGTGCTTCGCATCCTGGAACAGCGCCCGGCTTGGCGAAGCCTGATGACCTCGGCTCGGGTCTCGTTGGCAGAGGTCGCCTACACCGCTCTCCATGAATCGGTGGCGTCGATCGGTGACTTCGCGTTGCGCCGGACCCGGCTCGCCTGGGGCAGCCCCGATCATGGCCGGTCGCATGCGGAGCGGATGGCCTCGACGCTGTCGTCGGTGCTGGACTGGCCCTCCCACCGAGCAACGAATGAGATGGCCGGCTACGCGGACGAGCTGTCCGCCCTCGGCCTCCGAGTCCATCTTCGGGGGGACCGTTAG
- a CDS encoding SDR family oxidoreductase, producing MSDPVAVIVGATSGLGAALTGRLIRQGYRIGATYLRPIDTDEFEERFPFDEDQLVLRRVNATESGEVEDFLARVADRFGRIDAVASLVGGWAAGRDVKDTDNVRFDWMIDLNLRSAFYTVRAAVPHLEAGGGRILLVGSRAVVDNPPGQAAFNIAKAGVVALAKTAAAELEDADVTVNVILPSVMDTPATRRALPFAEYVKWPTPDEIAAVAEFILTGESGVMSGAVVPVYGRA from the coding sequence ATGAGCGACCCCGTAGCAGTAATCGTCGGCGCCACCAGCGGGCTCGGCGCCGCCCTCACCGGGCGGCTGATCCGCCAGGGCTACCGTATCGGCGCCACCTATCTCAGACCCATCGACACGGACGAGTTCGAGGAACGGTTTCCTTTCGATGAGGATCAACTGGTCCTCCGTCGCGTCAACGCCACGGAGTCCGGGGAGGTCGAGGACTTCCTGGCCAGGGTGGCGGACCGGTTCGGGCGTATCGACGCCGTTGCCTCGCTGGTGGGAGGCTGGGCCGCCGGAAGGGATGTGAAGGACACCGACAATGTGCGGTTCGACTGGATGATCGACCTCAACCTGCGGTCGGCCTTCTACACCGTGCGTGCCGCCGTCCCCCATCTCGAGGCCGGCGGAGGCCGCATCCTGCTGGTCGGAAGCCGGGCCGTGGTGGACAACCCACCCGGGCAGGCTGCCTTCAACATCGCCAAGGCGGGCGTGGTAGCCCTGGCCAAGACCGCCGCGGCGGAACTGGAGGACGCCGACGTCACCGTCAACGTGATCCTGCCGTCGGTGATGGACACGCCGGCCACCCGCCGCGCACTGCCCTTCGCGGAGTACGTCAAATGGCCCACCCCTGACGAGATCGCAGCGGTGGCGGAGTTCATCCTGACCGGAGAATCGGGTGTCATGTCAGGGGCGGTGGTCCCCGTCTACGGACGGGCCTGA
- a CDS encoding FAD-dependent oxidoreductase has protein sequence MNREDSSLRFLIVGAGPAGSAAASTAAALGADVTLVEDSVVGGAAHLRDCIPSKAMVATSVRMKAIHNAADLGIVGPGAGVDLGRLADRIQAIAMAISNRSVDLLESQGVEIVRGRGRFVGPNLASVTVDGIETTIPFDAALVSTGSRPRVPEWAQVDGERILTTRHVYDLPAPPEHVVVIGSGVTGVEMVHIFESLGCKVSLLVSRHHVLPHRDAEVAAALEVNFLERGVGLLKGARAVGIERTGDGVAVHVEDGRRVDGSHALLAVGAMPMTEGLGLDEAGVKTDQGFIVVDEYQRTSAPHIYAAGDVTGQMLLSSVANQQGRNLGRHVTGHPGQSIDYSHVAQAIFTEPEIASVGLEEADAAAEGRKVRITKVPFTANPRSLIHGSTGGFAKVVSDPATRVVLGGTIVGHRASELIGILALATRGRIKVETLRETLMVHPTLSESISDAGD, from the coding sequence ATGAATCGCGAGGACTCGTCTCTGCGGTTCCTGATTGTCGGCGCCGGGCCTGCGGGCAGCGCGGCAGCCTCGACTGCGGCTGCGCTGGGCGCCGATGTCACCCTGGTCGAGGACTCCGTGGTGGGCGGCGCCGCCCATCTCCGGGACTGCATACCCTCGAAGGCGATGGTGGCCACGTCCGTCCGGATGAAGGCGATTCACAACGCGGCGGACCTGGGGATTGTGGGCCCGGGCGCAGGGGTGGACCTCGGCCGTCTGGCTGATCGCATCCAGGCGATAGCGATGGCCATCTCGAACCGTTCGGTCGATCTGCTGGAGAGCCAGGGAGTCGAGATAGTCCGTGGCCGGGGCCGGTTCGTGGGCCCCAACCTGGCGAGTGTGACAGTCGACGGGATCGAGACGACCATCCCCTTCGATGCCGCCCTGGTCTCCACCGGATCGCGGCCGCGCGTCCCCGAGTGGGCCCAGGTGGACGGGGAGCGGATCCTGACGACGCGCCATGTCTACGACCTGCCCGCCCCTCCCGAGCACGTGGTGGTGATCGGATCGGGCGTGACCGGGGTGGAGATGGTCCATATCTTCGAGAGCCTCGGATGCAAGGTGTCGCTCCTGGTGAGCCGCCACCACGTCCTCCCGCACCGGGACGCCGAGGTGGCCGCGGCCTTGGAGGTCAACTTCCTGGAGCGGGGCGTCGGGCTCCTGAAGGGTGCCCGGGCGGTGGGAATCGAACGTACCGGGGACGGAGTGGCAGTGCATGTCGAGGACGGTCGCCGGGTCGACGGGAGCCACGCCCTGCTGGCGGTGGGGGCGATGCCGATGACCGAGGGGCTGGGCCTGGACGAGGCCGGGGTCAAGACCGACCAGGGCTTCATCGTGGTGGACGAGTACCAGCGTACCTCGGCTCCGCACATCTACGCCGCGGGTGACGTCACCGGCCAGATGCTCCTGTCGTCGGTGGCCAACCAGCAGGGGCGGAACCTGGGCCGGCATGTCACGGGCCATCCCGGCCAGTCCATCGACTACTCGCACGTGGCCCAAGCCATCTTCACAGAGCCGGAGATCGCTTCCGTCGGTCTGGAGGAAGCGGACGCCGCGGCGGAGGGCCGCAAGGTTCGTATCACCAAGGTGCCCTTCACCGCCAATCCCCGCAGCCTCATCCACGGGAGCACGGGAGGCTTCGCCAAGGTGGTGTCCGATCCGGCCACCAGGGTGGTGCTGGGCGGGACCATCGTCGGGCACAGGGCGTCGGAGCTGATCGGGATCCTGGCCCTGGCCACCAGGGGGAGGATCAAGGTCGAGACCCTGAGGGAGACCCTCATGGTCCATCCCACCCTCTCGGAGTCGATCTCCGACGCCGGCGACTAG
- a CDS encoding DUF4147 domain-containing protein produces MGLAGDRIGDLRAINPRAMGRLLGAVDAALEAVDPRRLVRSALAPTEDGVLAGGRFIAARTVAVLAVGKAATGMSRGAADTLGPLVSRGLVVTDQTETAPDWAEVVVGGHPVPDEGSVKAAERAIDLARGVAPDELLLALVSGGGSALLEAPAEGLSLDDIQNLNAQLIRSGAPIETINQVRQAVSLVKAGRLAAHCRSPVVTLVVSDVGDDPAVVASGPTVTPPRSPARPGEILDRYSIRGGAADRARRVIAGAVEGSDARQGSGSDLALILADGMTAGRAAVRFLSAAGLDVSPAPARLAGDTEDAVLRELATTPEATVRVLAGETTVEVRGPGKGGRSQHAAVTAGIEIAGSRHRFLAFGTDGVDGPTDAAGGCVDGATVTDPALARSHLDACDSYAYLEAAGGLLRTGRTGTNVADLWIVDRSGNGRATDPIVIS; encoded by the coding sequence ATGGGACTGGCCGGCGACCGGATCGGTGACCTCCGGGCCATCAATCCCCGAGCCATGGGCCGCCTGCTCGGCGCCGTGGATGCGGCATTGGAGGCGGTGGACCCGCGCCGGCTGGTGCGCTCCGCGCTCGCTCCCACCGAGGATGGGGTTCTCGCCGGCGGCCGTTTCATCGCCGCCCGGACAGTGGCGGTGCTGGCGGTCGGCAAGGCGGCAACCGGAATGAGCCGCGGCGCGGCGGACACCCTGGGACCGCTGGTGTCGCGCGGTCTGGTGGTGACCGACCAGACCGAAACGGCGCCCGATTGGGCGGAGGTGGTGGTGGGGGGCCATCCGGTTCCGGATGAAGGGAGCGTCAAGGCGGCCGAGCGCGCCATCGACCTAGCCCGGGGCGTGGCGCCCGACGAGCTCCTGCTGGCTCTCGTGTCCGGGGGCGGATCGGCCCTGCTGGAGGCGCCGGCCGAGGGCCTCAGCCTCGACGACATCCAGAACCTGAACGCCCAGCTGATCCGCTCGGGCGCCCCCATCGAGACGATCAACCAGGTCCGCCAGGCGGTCTCGCTGGTCAAGGCCGGGCGGTTGGCGGCGCACTGCCGCAGCCCGGTGGTCACGCTGGTGGTCTCCGACGTGGGCGATGATCCGGCGGTGGTGGCCTCCGGCCCCACCGTGACCCCACCTCGTAGCCCGGCCCGCCCGGGCGAGATACTCGACCGGTACTCCATCCGGGGTGGCGCGGCGGATCGGGCCCGGCGCGTCATCGCCGGAGCGGTCGAGGGCTCCGATGCTCGGCAAGGGTCGGGGAGCGATCTCGCCCTGATCCTCGCTGACGGGATGACCGCAGGTCGGGCGGCGGTCCGGTTCCTGTCCGCAGCCGGCCTGGACGTGTCGCCGGCCCCGGCGCGGCTGGCCGGGGACACCGAAGATGCCGTGCTGAGGGAATTGGCCACCACCCCGGAGGCCACGGTCCGGGTCCTGGCCGGTGAGACCACCGTAGAGGTGCGCGGGCCGGGCAAGGGCGGTCGCAGCCAGCACGCCGCCGTCACCGCCGGCATCGAGATCGCCGGGAGTCGGCACCGGTTTCTCGCCTTCGGAACCGACGGCGTGGACGGCCCGACCGACGCGGCCGGCGGTTGCGTGGACGGCGCCACGGTCACCGATCCGGCGCTGGCCCGGAGCCACCTGGACGCCTGTGACTCCTATGCATATCTGGAGGCGGCAGGCGGGTTGCTCCGGACCGGGAGAACGGGAACCAACGTCGCCGATCTGTGGATCGTGGACAGATCAGGGAATGGTCGCGCCACAGATCCGATCGTTATATCCTGA
- a CDS encoding PIG-L family deacetylase: protein MVDYRVPEQSMTSDLPVPTRALAIGAHPDDAEFGAGGTLAKWAAAGTQATILVLTDGSKGSWDPSLRPSDLVRMRMNEQTRAAEALGVDSTLNLSHVDGELEYTMELRAEVCLWIRRLRPDVVLTHDPWRRYMLHPDHRATGWAAIDGVVAARDHLFFPEQLTDGLTHHRPSALLLWAADEADHYEDVTGFVDHKVAALLSHSSQATTTMDGAGDSLEATEAFHLEIDDRARTVGNGAGLSRAEAFKRITP, encoded by the coding sequence ATGGTCGATTACCGCGTCCCCGAGCAGAGCATGACCTCCGACCTGCCGGTCCCGACGCGAGCGCTGGCCATCGGCGCACATCCTGATGATGCCGAGTTCGGAGCCGGTGGGACGCTGGCCAAGTGGGCGGCCGCCGGGACGCAGGCGACCATCCTGGTGCTGACCGACGGCTCAAAGGGATCGTGGGACCCTTCACTCAGGCCGTCCGACCTGGTCCGAATGAGGATGAACGAGCAGACCCGCGCCGCCGAGGCCCTTGGCGTGGACAGCACCCTCAACCTCTCCCACGTCGACGGTGAGCTGGAGTACACAATGGAGCTGCGCGCCGAGGTGTGCCTGTGGATCCGCCGTTTGCGCCCCGACGTGGTTCTGACGCACGATCCGTGGCGCCGCTACATGCTGCATCCCGACCACCGGGCGACCGGCTGGGCGGCCATCGACGGGGTGGTGGCTGCCCGGGACCACCTCTTCTTCCCCGAGCAGCTGACCGATGGCCTGACCCACCACCGTCCCTCGGCCCTGCTGCTCTGGGCCGCGGACGAGGCAGATCATTACGAGGACGTGACCGGCTTCGTCGACCACAAGGTGGCCGCCCTGCTGTCACATTCCAGCCAGGCCACCACCACGATGGACGGCGCCGGGGACTCGCTGGAGGCGACCGAGGCGTTCCACCTCGAGATCGACGACCGCGCCCGGACGGTCGGTAACGGGGCCGGCCTATCCCGAGCCGAGGCGTTCAAGCGGATCACACCCTGA
- a CDS encoding xanthine dehydrogenase family protein subunit M: MYPSAFDYSAPGSLEEALATLAELGDEGRVLAGGQSLIPMMKLRLAAPGHLVDINRVDELAHISESNGHLAVGALARHADVASSETVSRHNHTVASAAPWVSDPLVRNRGTLCGSVAHCDPEGDWNSVMLAVGASVVARSSSGERVIPITDFVVDFFTNSLDPGEMVTEVRIPAYQGPAGGAYLKLERKVGDYATVGVATHLVLDGSGNVAQAGLGLTAVYGHNLKVTEAEEMMAGQAPGPELFAEAAAIAARACDPDDNVRGPAEYKRAVVAEYTRRGFAQALALARGEG; the protein is encoded by the coding sequence GTGTATCCATCCGCGTTCGACTACTCGGCGCCCGGCAGTCTCGAGGAGGCCCTGGCCACCCTGGCTGAGTTGGGTGACGAGGGCCGGGTTCTCGCCGGAGGTCAGAGCCTCATCCCCATGATGAAGCTCCGGTTGGCGGCGCCGGGCCACCTCGTGGACATCAACCGCGTCGACGAGCTGGCACACATAAGCGAGTCAAACGGCCATCTGGCGGTGGGGGCTCTGGCCCGTCACGCCGACGTGGCCTCTTCGGAGACGGTGAGCCGTCACAACCACACCGTGGCCTCCGCGGCGCCTTGGGTGTCCGATCCGCTGGTGCGGAACCGGGGAACCCTGTGCGGCTCGGTGGCCCACTGCGACCCCGAGGGCGACTGGAACTCGGTGATGCTGGCGGTAGGCGCCTCGGTGGTGGCCCGCTCATCGTCGGGCGAGCGGGTGATTCCAATCACGGACTTCGTGGTCGACTTCTTCACCAACTCGCTCGATCCCGGAGAGATGGTCACGGAAGTGCGGATCCCGGCGTACCAGGGGCCGGCCGGGGGCGCGTACCTCAAGTTGGAGCGCAAGGTCGGCGACTACGCCACCGTCGGAGTGGCCACCCATCTCGTGCTCGACGGTTCGGGGAACGTTGCGCAGGCGGGCCTCGGCCTGACCGCCGTTTACGGCCACAATCTGAAGGTCACGGAGGCGGAGGAGATGATGGCCGGGCAGGCCCCCGGACCGGAACTGTTCGCCGAGGCGGCGGCCATCGCGGCCCGCGCCTGCGATCCCGATGACAACGTTCGGGGTCCGGCCGAGTACAAGAGGGCCGTGGTAGCGGAGTACACCAGGCGCGGGTTCGCCCAAGCGCTGGCCCTGGCGAGAGGGGAGGGCTGA
- a CDS encoding methylmalonyl-CoA mutase family protein has protein sequence MEIDVVYGPASHGDLGDPGCFPFTRGPYPTMYRGRPWTIRQYAGFGTARQTNQRFKALLAAGQTGISTAFDLPTQMGFDSDFPLAEGEVGKVGVAIDSLADMRVLLDGLPLGEVTTSMTINATAPVLLLLYQLVAEEQGTPPERIRGTVQNDILKEYIARGTYIYPPRASMRLVTDLFAYCGKELPGWNTISISGYHIREAGSTAAQEIAFTLANGIAYVVAAVEAGLNVEQFAPRLSFFWNSHNHLFEEAAKFRAARRMWAYIMRDRFGATGPAAQRMRFHTQTAGSTLTAQQPENNIVRTTVQALAATLGGTQSLHTNAFDEALGLPTERSATIALRTQQILSAESGLADTADPLAGSYYVESLTDRLEEAAGGIIEKIDRLGGAVAAIEQGFPQREIEEASYRASIRVESGQDTVVGVNRFTDDAGPAVQALSVDPALEADQRSRVREWRADRDQDAVDRSLERLAETARGAGNIMYPMKDALAEGATLGEVSDALRRVFGVHRAR, from the coding sequence CTGGAGATCGACGTGGTCTACGGCCCGGCGTCCCATGGCGATCTCGGCGATCCCGGGTGCTTTCCCTTCACGCGCGGGCCCTACCCGACCATGTACCGGGGCCGGCCCTGGACCATCCGCCAGTACGCCGGTTTCGGCACCGCCCGCCAGACCAACCAGCGTTTCAAGGCCCTCCTGGCCGCCGGACAGACCGGTATCTCCACCGCCTTCGACCTCCCAACCCAGATGGGGTTCGACTCGGACTTCCCGCTGGCGGAGGGCGAGGTCGGCAAGGTGGGGGTGGCCATCGACAGCCTGGCCGACATGCGGGTTCTTCTCGACGGGTTGCCGCTCGGCGAGGTGACGACCTCGATGACCATCAACGCCACGGCGCCCGTGCTGCTGTTGCTCTACCAGCTGGTGGCCGAGGAGCAGGGCACCCCGCCCGAGCGGATCCGTGGAACCGTGCAGAACGACATCCTGAAGGAGTACATCGCCCGGGGAACCTACATCTACCCGCCGAGGGCGTCCATGCGGCTGGTCACCGACCTGTTCGCCTACTGCGGCAAGGAGCTTCCCGGCTGGAACACCATCTCCATAAGCGGCTATCACATCCGTGAGGCCGGTTCCACAGCCGCCCAGGAGATCGCTTTCACCCTTGCCAACGGCATCGCCTACGTTGTGGCCGCCGTCGAGGCCGGCCTCAACGTGGAGCAGTTCGCCCCCCGCCTGTCGTTCTTCTGGAACTCGCACAACCACCTGTTCGAGGAGGCGGCCAAGTTCCGGGCCGCCCGCCGCATGTGGGCCTACATCATGCGAGATCGCTTCGGCGCCACCGGTCCGGCCGCGCAGCGAATGCGGTTCCACACCCAGACGGCCGGGTCCACCCTCACCGCCCAGCAACCCGAGAACAACATCGTCCGCACCACCGTCCAGGCGCTGGCGGCCACGTTGGGGGGAACCCAGTCGCTCCACACCAACGCGTTCGACGAGGCGCTCGGCCTGCCCACCGAACGCTCCGCCACCATCGCCCTGCGCACCCAGCAGATCCTCTCGGCGGAGTCGGGTCTCGCGGACACGGCCGATCCCCTGGCGGGTTCCTACTACGTGGAGAGCCTCACGGACCGCCTGGAGGAGGCTGCCGGGGGGATCATCGAGAAGATCGATCGGCTGGGTGGGGCGGTGGCCGCCATCGAGCAGGGCTTCCCGCAGAGGGAGATCGAGGAGGCCTCCTACCGGGCCTCGATACGGGTCGAGAGCGGGCAGGACACGGTGGTCGGGGTGAACCGGTTCACCGACGATGCCGGTCCGGCGGTCCAAGCCCTGAGCGTCGACCCGGCCCTCGAAGCCGACCAGCGGTCGAGGGTGAGGGAGTGGCGCGCCGATCGCGACCAGGATGCGGTGGATCGATCACTGGAACGGCTGGCCGAGACAGCCCGAGGAGCGGGCAATATCATGTACCCGATGAAAGATGCTCTGGCCGAAGGCGCCACGCTGGGCGAAGTCTCCGATGCCCTGCGGCGGGTCTTCGGCGTGCACCGTGCCCGGTAA
- a CDS encoding transglycosylase domain-containing protein, with protein MTGPNIHDIERGELKRRWSLALVLSVAIAMIVATWIGLFGFLGVNAAYATFDRLLDRWLPQVEIEPTLLALPDLSRVSRVYTEDGTLLAELHAGRISEPARFVDVPRHLVSAILAAEDGDYFEHQGVDFTAIASAVRDHVTGVDRRGGSTITQQVVKNNIVGDEQTIQRKILEALYAIELEQRFPKQRILEFYMNSVYFGWSAYGVAAAAREYFDKDLAELTIAESATLAVTIRNPTLYDPRRQPERAEDRRNDVIDAMAASGFISYEAAAEAKEEPFLIKQPEPFQSRAEHVVAEVRRQILNDSEFDEYLGLTNEERRQALFGCPAHEEDCEGGGGLRIYVTVDLALQDAANRILRTWLPLPDEETTDSRGAPTGAIAMVENHTGAVLAMSSGLPFEQEQFDLVIQGRRNPGSAFKPFVLVAYLEAGGSLQSYWDARSPLEIECEDPCGPDGGYVWTVRNAGSVDDLLTVAQATERSVNTVYAQLSVLVGPQAIIRTAHKMGITSELEEVYSLALGAGVVSPLEMASAYSTFATNGSHARPYLISRITTDDGEVIYQRRVETTQAIEPVLAAAVRRPMERVVCCGTARRADIEGVPQAGKTGTHQAYRDAWFVGYVPNFTTAVWVGFPDEQISLENVVINGETYSQVFGGSVPAPIWKEFMEVVLEKYPVGEFPGSLGIGYYNELPFTEVPDVTGMTAPEARDAVLGAHLMAEVEEVLSPEPQGTVVASHPAAGLEVDQGSTVTIQVAGEASVLVVPVLEGLGSQEALEAIQVAQEEAGTAVAIEILYQPTDDPGLVDRVLLTVPSAGELVPTDGALSLVIGS; from the coding sequence TTGACCGGTCCGAACATCCACGACATCGAGCGGGGCGAACTGAAGCGCCGGTGGTCGCTCGCTCTCGTGCTGAGCGTGGCCATTGCGATGATCGTCGCCACCTGGATCGGGCTCTTCGGATTCCTCGGAGTCAACGCCGCCTACGCGACATTCGACCGGCTCCTGGACCGGTGGCTTCCCCAGGTCGAGATCGAACCCACCCTGCTGGCTCTGCCCGACCTGTCCCGGGTGTCACGCGTCTACACCGAGGACGGGACCCTGCTCGCCGAGCTGCACGCCGGGCGCATCTCCGAGCCTGCCCGCTTCGTAGATGTTCCCAGACACCTCGTCTCCGCCATACTGGCCGCCGAGGACGGGGACTACTTCGAACACCAGGGTGTCGACTTCACCGCCATCGCCAGTGCGGTGCGCGACCACGTGACCGGCGTGGACCGGCGGGGCGGGTCGACCATCACCCAGCAGGTGGTCAAGAACAACATCGTCGGCGACGAGCAGACCATCCAGCGCAAGATCCTCGAGGCGCTGTACGCCATCGAACTCGAACAGCGGTTCCCAAAGCAGCGGATCCTCGAGTTCTACATGAACTCGGTCTACTTCGGCTGGTCGGCATACGGGGTGGCGGCCGCCGCCCGGGAGTACTTCGACAAGGACCTGGCCGAGCTCACCATCGCCGAGTCGGCCACCCTGGCCGTCACCATCCGCAACCCCACCCTCTACGACCCCCGCCGCCAGCCGGAGCGGGCCGAGGACCGGCGCAACGATGTGATCGACGCCATGGCGGCGTCCGGGTTCATCAGCTACGAGGCGGCCGCCGAGGCCAAGGAGGAGCCTTTCCTCATCAAGCAGCCGGAGCCGTTCCAGAGCCGGGCCGAACACGTGGTGGCCGAGGTGCGCCGCCAGATCCTCAACGACAGCGAGTTCGACGAGTACCTGGGCCTTACCAATGAGGAGCGCCGCCAGGCGCTATTCGGATGCCCGGCCCACGAAGAGGACTGCGAGGGAGGCGGCGGGCTCAGGATCTACGTGACGGTGGACCTCGCCCTCCAGGATGCGGCCAACCGGATCCTGCGGACATGGCTGCCGCTACCGGACGAGGAGACCACCGACAGCAGGGGGGCGCCCACCGGGGCCATCGCCATGGTCGAGAACCACACCGGGGCGGTCCTGGCGATGTCGTCCGGGCTGCCCTTCGAGCAGGAGCAGTTCGATCTGGTCATCCAGGGTCGCCGCAACCCGGGCTCGGCCTTCAAGCCCTTCGTGCTGGTGGCCTACCTCGAGGCCGGCGGGAGCCTCCAGTCCTACTGGGATGCCCGCAGCCCGTTGGAGATCGAGTGCGAGGATCCGTGCGGCCCTGACGGCGGCTACGTCTGGACGGTGCGCAACGCGGGCTCGGTAGACGACCTGCTCACGGTGGCGCAGGCCACGGAGCGATCTGTCAACACGGTATACGCCCAGCTCTCCGTCCTGGTGGGGCCCCAGGCGATCATCCGCACCGCCCACAAGATGGGCATCACATCGGAACTGGAGGAGGTCTACTCCCTGGCGTTGGGAGCAGGCGTGGTGAGCCCGCTCGAGATGGCGTCCGCCTACAGCACGTTCGCCACCAACGGCTCTCATGCCAGGCCGTACCTGATCTCCCGGATCACCACCGACGACGGAGAGGTGATCTACCAGCGCAGGGTGGAGACCACCCAGGCAATCGAGCCGGTCCTGGCGGCCGCCGTAAGGAGGCCGATGGAACGGGTGGTCTGCTGCGGAACCGCCCGGCGGGCGGACATCGAGGGCGTGCCCCAGGCCGGCAAGACCGGGACCCACCAGGCCTACCGGGACGCCTGGTTCGTGGGATACGTTCCCAACTTCACCACCGCGGTCTGGGTGGGCTTCCCGGACGAGCAGATCTCGCTGGAGAACGTGGTGATCAACGGGGAGACCTACTCCCAAGTCTTCGGCGGTTCGGTTCCGGCACCGATCTGGAAGGAGTTCATGGAGGTCGTCCTGGAGAAGTACCCGGTAGGCGAGTTCCCCGGCAGCCTGGGCATCGGCTACTACAACGAGCTTCCCTTCACGGAGGTGCCGGACGTGACCGGGATGACCGCTCCCGAAGCTCGCGACGCGGTCCTCGGCGCCCACCTCATGGCGGAGGTGGAGGAGGTGCTGTCACCCGAGCCTCAGGGCACCGTGGTGGCGTCGCATCCCGCAGCCGGGCTCGAGGTGGATCAAGGATCGACCGTGACCATCCAGGTAGCCGGCGAGGCCAGCGTCCTTGTCGTGCCGGTGCTGGAGGGACTCGGCTCGCAGGAGGCGTTGGAGGCCATCCAGGTCGCCCAGGAGGAAGCGGGCACGGCGGTGGCCATCGAGATCCTTTACCAGCCTACGGACGATCCCGGATTGGTCGACCGCGTGCTGCTTACGGTGCCTTCCGCCGGCGAACTGGTACCGACGGACGGCGCTCTATCGCTGGTGATAGGTAGCTAG